Proteins co-encoded in one Flavobacteriaceae bacterium MAR_2009_75 genomic window:
- a CDS encoding dipeptidyl-peptidase-4: MQKFFPSLFLLLAFSNILLAQEKQITVEAVYKNEFRTEGMDALRSMKNGKQYTVLHIDGKTGLSSVDKYDYTTLKKVETIVNSADLEAVQRFSEYQFSADESKILLATDVESIYRHSTLAHYYVYDVKTKEVTKVADVKIQEPSLSPDGNKVAYVADNNLFIFDIKSKETDQVTTDGEKNKIINGITDWVYEEEFAFVRAFAWNAAGNKIAFLRFDEANVPQFSMDVYGSELYPTQETFKYPKAGEDNALVTLHMLDVKSNNISQVDLGKPYYIPRIKWMNDPNFLSVQTMNRHQNHLTLHSVNAKDNKASILLEETDDAYVDTNDDLTFLADDSFIWPSEKDGYNHIYLYDQEGNLMNQITKGPWEVTKYYGYDQNEDRIYYQSTENGSINRGVYSVESDGGNKMALAADEGYNSADFSADFTYFIHTYSSATTPPVYTLHKAVSGKKIKEIKNNEKLLDKLKGYELSAKEFSTIQINGNELNMYTIKPKDFDPKKKYPLLMYQYSGPGSQSVVNQWLGYRDYWHQQLAAEGYVIACVDGRGTGFKGADFKKSTYLNLVKYETEDQIAAAKKLSDLPYIDENRTGIWGWSFGGHMATNSLLKGNEVFEMAIAVAPVTSWRFYDTIYTERFMRTPQENPGGYDENSPLNYPELLQGDYLLIHGSGDDNVHAQHSMRMAEALIQANKQFDWAIYPDKNHGIYGGNTRVHLFNKMTNFMHENLRDRKVEESKPEGGQSEMNRQQIKG, from the coding sequence ATGCAAAAGTTCTTTCCCTCCCTATTTTTACTACTCGCTTTTTCAAACATTTTACTGGCCCAAGAAAAACAGATTACCGTTGAAGCGGTCTATAAAAACGAATTCAGAACAGAGGGGATGGATGCCTTGCGTTCGATGAAAAACGGTAAGCAGTATACAGTTCTCCATATAGACGGAAAAACTGGCTTGAGTTCGGTAGATAAATATGACTATACTACCTTGAAAAAAGTGGAAACCATTGTGAATTCGGCAGATTTAGAGGCGGTACAGAGATTTTCTGAATATCAGTTCAGTGCCGACGAATCGAAAATACTATTGGCAACCGATGTAGAATCGATATATCGGCATTCTACTCTAGCACATTACTATGTCTATGATGTAAAGACTAAAGAGGTGACCAAAGTAGCCGATGTGAAAATTCAAGAGCCGTCTTTGTCCCCTGACGGAAATAAAGTGGCCTATGTTGCCGATAACAACCTTTTTATTTTTGACATAAAGTCAAAGGAAACTGATCAAGTGACCACTGATGGCGAGAAAAATAAGATCATCAACGGAATCACCGACTGGGTCTATGAAGAGGAGTTCGCTTTCGTTCGGGCATTTGCATGGAATGCCGCGGGAAATAAAATTGCGTTTCTTCGTTTTGATGAGGCCAATGTGCCACAGTTTTCTATGGATGTATACGGCTCTGAATTGTACCCTACACAAGAGACATTTAAATATCCGAAAGCAGGGGAAGATAATGCGTTGGTTACGCTTCACATGTTAGATGTAAAGTCAAATAATATTTCTCAAGTTGACTTAGGTAAACCTTATTACATTCCGAGAATAAAGTGGATGAACGACCCCAACTTTTTAAGTGTTCAGACCATGAATCGCCATCAAAATCATCTAACACTTCATTCGGTAAATGCAAAAGACAACAAAGCTTCTATTCTGTTGGAAGAAACAGATGATGCGTATGTCGATACCAATGATGATTTAACCTTTCTAGCGGATGATAGTTTTATTTGGCCAAGCGAGAAGGATGGGTACAATCATATTTATCTTTATGACCAAGAGGGTAATTTGATGAATCAGATTACTAAAGGCCCTTGGGAAGTGACCAAATATTACGGTTATGACCAAAATGAAGATAGAATTTATTATCAGTCTACAGAAAATGGTTCTATTAATCGAGGTGTTTACAGTGTAGAGAGTGATGGGGGTAACAAAATGGCCCTCGCCGCTGACGAAGGATATAATTCCGCCGACTTTAGTGCTGATTTCACCTATTTCATTCATACCTATTCCAGTGCAACCACACCCCCGGTTTATACTTTACATAAAGCTGTATCCGGTAAAAAAATCAAGGAAATCAAGAACAATGAAAAGCTATTGGACAAGCTGAAAGGCTATGAACTGAGTGCCAAAGAGTTTTCTACCATTCAGATTAATGGCAATGAATTGAACATGTACACCATAAAACCTAAAGATTTTGACCCTAAAAAGAAATACCCTTTACTGATGTACCAATACAGTGGGCCAGGGTCGCAAAGTGTAGTGAACCAGTGGTTAGGCTACCGCGATTATTGGCATCAACAATTGGCTGCGGAAGGGTATGTAATTGCATGTGTTGATGGGCGAGGAACGGGTTTTAAAGGTGCTGATTTTAAAAAATCAACGTATTTAAATTTGGTAAAGTACGAAACCGAAGACCAGATAGCTGCGGCGAAAAAACTTAGTGATTTGCCATATATAGATGAAAATAGAACGGGTATCTGGGGATGGAGTTTCGGCGGGCATATGGCGACCAACAGTTTGCTGAAAGGAAATGAGGTTTTTGAAATGGCAATTGCCGTTGCACCGGTTACTTCTTGGCGCTTTTACGATACCATCTACACTGAAAGGTTTATGCGTACCCCACAGGAAAATCCTGGTGGATACGATGAGAATTCTCCTTTAAACTATCCTGAACTTTTACAGGGCGATTATTTATTGATACATGGTTCTGGAGATGATAATGTACACGCTCAGCATTCAATGAGAATGGCTGAAGCCCTTATACAGGCAAACAAGCAATTTGATTGGGCGATATATCCCGATAAAAACCATGGTATTTACGGAGGTAACACTAGAGTACACCTTTTCAATAAAATGACCAATTTCATGCACGAGAATTTGCGAGACCGAAAGGTTGAGGAATCAAAACCTGAGGGAGGGCAGTCGGAAATGAACAGGCAGCAAATTAAGGGTTAA
- a CDS encoding POT family proton-dependent oligopeptide transporter (manually curated), translated as METKSEFMEQQQMFGHPKGLFYLFFAELWERFSFYGMRALLTLYMVDVIFAALAERDFATAAVYASYGSLVYASTVIGGRISDTILGMRNSIFLGGILMSIGHFVLAIENDMAFFLALSLIIVGNGFFKPNISTFVGTLYPPGDPKKDSGFTIFYMGINIGGWVAPLLCGWLAFEYGWHYGFGLAGIGMITGLIFFWSGIKKNVFGDRGLPPNDEVLEKKVMGIKQGILVPVLAVIAAPIIAFLLSAYKALGAEGTFFEDQNIVNVIFKLIGVSILAYLGYIMFKATLDERKKLFVAVLITFFMTIFWGFHELSGSVITLFAARNVELTLMSAAQTNSLNSMFIIILAIPISLMWTYLSKKNLNPRTPYKFGLGLVFAGISFYALALSAGSANDSGLVPFSYLLLMYFLLSIGELFMSPVGLSKITDLSPKRIVAFMMGVWFLSSAFAFQVVGFIGKQLAIESTDKNVGGFETLMVYTDGFELIAKYALGAGILVLLASPLIKRLMGRVH; from the coding sequence ATGGAGACTAAAAGCGAATTTATGGAACAACAGCAGATGTTCGGCCACCCAAAAGGCCTGTTTTATCTGTTCTTTGCTGAGTTGTGGGAGCGTTTTAGCTTTTATGGTATGCGTGCATTGCTAACGCTCTATATGGTAGACGTTATTTTTGCAGCCCTTGCTGAACGTGATTTTGCCACTGCCGCCGTTTATGCATCTTATGGTTCTCTGGTTTATGCCTCAACGGTAATCGGTGGTAGAATCTCAGATACCATTTTAGGAATGCGTAATTCTATCTTTTTAGGAGGTATTCTAATGTCGATCGGACATTTTGTCTTGGCCATTGAAAATGACATGGCCTTTTTTCTTGCCTTGTCTTTGATTATAGTCGGTAATGGGTTCTTTAAGCCTAATATTTCCACATTTGTGGGCACTTTATATCCTCCCGGTGACCCAAAGAAAGATTCTGGTTTTACCATATTTTACATGGGTATTAATATCGGTGGCTGGGTCGCACCTTTACTATGTGGTTGGTTGGCATTTGAATATGGATGGCATTATGGCTTCGGACTCGCGGGTATAGGAATGATTACAGGCCTAATTTTCTTCTGGAGTGGAATAAAAAAGAACGTTTTTGGAGATAGAGGTCTACCGCCCAACGATGAAGTTTTAGAAAAGAAGGTTATGGGCATCAAACAAGGTATTCTGGTGCCTGTATTGGCTGTGATTGCCGCTCCCATTATTGCCTTTTTGCTATCGGCTTATAAGGCCTTGGGTGCTGAAGGTACTTTTTTCGAGGATCAAAACATAGTTAACGTAATCTTTAAACTTATAGGTGTTTCCATACTGGCTTACTTAGGTTACATTATGTTCAAGGCTACTTTAGATGAACGTAAGAAGCTTTTTGTGGCGGTATTGATTACGTTCTTTATGACAATATTTTGGGGTTTTCATGAATTGTCGGGTAGTGTAATTACCCTTTTCGCCGCACGTAATGTTGAGTTGACTTTAATGTCTGCAGCTCAAACCAATTCTTTAAACTCGATGTTCATTATTATACTGGCTATACCCATTTCACTTATGTGGACTTACCTAAGCAAAAAAAATCTGAACCCCCGTACACCCTACAAATTCGGTTTAGGCTTGGTGTTCGCAGGTATTAGTTTTTATGCGCTGGCGCTAAGCGCAGGTAGTGCTAATGATAGCGGATTGGTGCCTTTTTCCTATTTATTGCTGATGTACTTTTTGCTTTCGATTGGCGAGTTGTTTATGTCACCCGTAGGACTTTCTAAAATTACCGACTTATCTCCCAAGCGAATTGTAGCTTTTATGATGGGGGTGTGGTTTTTGTCGTCTGCATTTGCTTTTCAGGTGGTAGGTTTTATCGGTAAGCAGTTGGCAATAGAGAGCACCGATAAGAATGTCGGTGGCTTTGAAACTCTTATGGTATATACAGATGGTTTTGAACTTATTGCCAAATATGCACTTGGGGCCGGTATTCTTGTGCTCTTGGCGTCTCCGTTGATCAAGCGTTTAATGGGTAGGGTTCATTAA
- a CDS encoding competence protein ComEC, whose protein sequence is MRLLRFIPINLTLILVLGIVLGKYLDFGLTIPAIASLSLFLLLGILYFKNNRTPLFGCCVVLLTMSIGVLAVSSTRPENIFNHYSNQQFPDNQVWHLKIREVLKPTQFSNRYIGMVQSVDEKKRSGKILVSTPLGSIQNSYKVDDELIFYGASNKIQSPLNPHQFDYSEYMHNLGIVNQVRVESNKAIVKKNPSRTLYGFASQAREHIIAKLKRANFGEEELSIIQALLLGQRSDISDATYDNYKNAGAVHILAVSGLHIGILLIILQFGLKPLERLPKGKTIKLITVVLLLWGFALLAGFSASIVRAVTMFSFVAYALYLNRPSNTFNILALSMFFILLIIDPNLLFQVGFQMSYAAVLAIVWVYPLLQKLWYPKNKIIRYFWQLFSVSIAAQLGVLPISLFYFHQFPGLFFISNLLVIPGLGFVLGTGILVIILAVLNRLPDFFVSFYDTIIGWLNDLIGWVAQQEAFIFKNISFDGVQLLLSYVIIIGFIVFLTKPNFRKLGLVGLGIISFQLWMIFSEYETSQKETLLLAHQTKNSILIHQEGSTLKIISNDSTRLNRIVTEYRVAELVDSLNHIPLQNSYKWIDKDLFLMDSMAVYPKEQKKIDYLILTQSPKINLIRLIDSIQPHMIIADGSNYRTDVNRWRKTCIQRKLPFHYTGEKGAYYFE, encoded by the coding sequence ATGAGACTCTTACGTTTTATTCCCATAAATTTAACCTTGATACTGGTTTTGGGAATTGTTCTGGGCAAGTATCTTGATTTCGGACTAACCATTCCCGCTATAGCTTCATTATCTTTATTTTTATTATTAGGGATTCTCTACTTCAAAAATAACCGAACACCTTTATTCGGATGTTGCGTTGTTTTACTTACCATGTCAATTGGTGTTCTAGCGGTTTCGTCAACTCGACCGGAAAACATCTTCAATCATTATTCAAATCAACAATTTCCAGATAATCAGGTTTGGCATTTGAAAATCAGGGAAGTTCTGAAACCGACACAATTTTCAAACCGCTATATAGGTATGGTACAATCCGTCGATGAAAAAAAGCGATCAGGGAAAATTCTAGTGAGTACTCCCCTCGGTTCAATCCAAAATTCATACAAGGTCGATGACGAACTTATTTTCTACGGAGCTTCCAACAAAATTCAATCTCCTCTTAATCCGCATCAGTTCGATTACAGTGAATACATGCACAACCTTGGTATTGTCAATCAAGTTCGAGTTGAATCAAACAAAGCTATTGTTAAAAAGAACCCCTCCAGAACGTTATATGGCTTTGCTTCTCAAGCCAGAGAGCACATCATAGCTAAATTAAAACGGGCTAATTTCGGGGAAGAAGAATTGAGCATAATTCAAGCCCTTTTATTAGGGCAACGTAGTGATATTTCAGACGCCACTTACGACAACTACAAGAATGCTGGCGCAGTCCATATTTTGGCAGTATCAGGCTTACACATCGGTATTCTACTTATTATACTTCAGTTCGGTTTAAAACCTTTGGAGCGCCTGCCCAAGGGTAAAACAATCAAATTGATCACCGTAGTACTTTTACTATGGGGCTTTGCACTCTTGGCCGGCTTTTCGGCGTCGATTGTAAGAGCGGTCACCATGTTTTCTTTTGTGGCCTACGCCTTATATCTAAACAGGCCCAGTAACACTTTCAACATTCTTGCTTTATCAATGTTTTTCATTCTCTTAATAATTGACCCCAACCTTTTATTTCAGGTAGGCTTTCAAATGAGTTATGCAGCAGTATTGGCCATTGTATGGGTTTACCCTTTACTGCAAAAGTTATGGTACCCAAAAAATAAAATTATCCGATATTTCTGGCAGTTGTTTTCTGTGAGTATTGCTGCTCAACTTGGTGTTCTACCCATAAGTCTTTTTTACTTTCATCAATTTCCCGGGTTGTTCTTTATATCCAATCTGCTTGTAATTCCTGGCTTGGGCTTTGTCTTAGGAACAGGCATTCTGGTTATCATCTTGGCCGTTCTCAACCGGTTGCCCGATTTCTTTGTTTCCTTTTATGATACAATTATTGGCTGGCTCAATGATTTAATAGGCTGGGTCGCTCAACAAGAAGCTTTTATATTTAAGAATATTTCATTCGATGGAGTTCAACTGCTACTCAGTTACGTAATTATCATAGGTTTCATTGTATTTCTTACTAAGCCCAATTTTAGAAAATTAGGCTTAGTAGGCCTAGGCATTATTAGCTTTCAGTTATGGATGATTTTTTCCGAATATGAAACCTCTCAAAAAGAGACCTTGCTTCTGGCCCATCAAACAAAAAATTCAATACTCATACACCAAGAAGGAAGCACTTTAAAAATCATATCCAATGATAGTACTCGATTGAATAGAATTGTGACAGAATATAGGGTCGCTGAACTTGTGGACAGTCTAAACCACATCCCTCTTCAAAATAGTTATAAATGGATTGACAAAGATTTGTTCTTGATGGATAGCATGGCGGTTTATCCAAAAGAACAAAAGAAAATAGATTATTTGATACTAACTCAATCTCCAAAAATTAATTTGATCCGCTTGATCGATTCCATTCAACCCCATATGATTATTGCCGATGGCAGTAATTATCGCACTGATGTAAATCGTTGGAGAAAGACTTGCATCCAAAGAAAACTCCCTTTTCACTATACGGGGGAAAAGGGAGCCTATTATTTTGAGTAG
- a CDS encoding cell wall-associated NlpC family hydrolase: MRKIIYILLILSLANCGVSKKKTTYSKTRKVSVAPNKNQNLSKETPVPKRAFSRKMGKADEIIETALQFSGVRYKYGGTTKKGMDCSGLLYVAFGENDVKLPRTSYHMAEEGKRVGINNVEKGDLLFFRTSRRAKRINHVGMVVAVENNEVKFVHASSSRGVIVSSLREGYWNSAFVKATRVL; encoded by the coding sequence ATGCGCAAAATCATTTACATTCTACTTATTCTATCGCTCGCAAACTGTGGGGTTTCAAAAAAGAAAACTACCTACAGTAAAACGAGAAAGGTAAGTGTTGCCCCCAACAAGAACCAAAACCTTTCAAAAGAAACTCCCGTTCCCAAACGTGCTTTCTCCCGTAAAATGGGCAAGGCCGACGAAATTATTGAGACTGCACTTCAATTCTCAGGCGTTCGCTATAAGTACGGGGGTACTACTAAAAAGGGAATGGATTGCTCAGGCCTTCTTTATGTCGCCTTTGGAGAAAACGATGTAAAACTGCCCCGTACCTCGTACCACATGGCCGAAGAAGGCAAACGCGTTGGCATAAATAATGTTGAAAAAGGTGATCTTTTATTTTTCAGAACAAGCAGGCGAGCCAAGCGCATAAACCATGTCGGCATGGTCGTCGCAGTCGAGAACAATGAAGTCAAATTCGTGCATGCTTCCTCTTCAAGGGGTGTAATCGTCTCTTCCTTGCGTGAAGGGTATTGGAACAGTGCTTTTGTAAAGGCCACACGCGTACTCTAA
- a CDS encoding lipid-A-disaccharide synthase: MKYYIIAGEASGDLHGSNLIKALQAKDKNADIRCWGGDLMQQAGGVLVRHYKEMAFMGFLEVLLNLGKISNAIKFCKTDIEEFKPDVIIFIDYSGFNLRIAKWAKQKGYKTNYYISPQIWASREGRIKDIKRDIDAMYVILPFEKDFYEKKHKYPVEFVGHPLLDAIGERKPVDNNNFRNEFQLDAAKPIVALLPGSRKQEVQKMLSVMLSVVKEFSEHQFVIAGAPSLDEDFYRPYLKNPQVSFVINRTYDLLSISHAALVTSGTATLETAIFKVPQVVCYKANWLSYQIAKRIITLEFISLVNLIMKKEVVKELIQDDLNTKNLKSELLKILDGPNRHAQLEAYSKLEKLLGGRGASENAASRIVENA; the protein is encoded by the coding sequence ATGAAATACTACATTATTGCGGGCGAAGCATCGGGAGACCTTCATGGCTCGAACTTGATTAAAGCTTTGCAAGCGAAAGATAAAAATGCAGATATCCGCTGCTGGGGCGGTGATTTGATGCAACAGGCTGGTGGGGTTTTAGTACGCCACTACAAAGAAATGGCCTTTATGGGCTTTTTAGAAGTGCTACTCAACCTTGGTAAAATATCGAACGCCATAAAATTCTGTAAAACAGATATTGAAGAATTTAAACCAGACGTAATCATCTTCATCGATTATTCGGGCTTTAACCTTCGAATAGCGAAATGGGCAAAACAAAAAGGTTATAAAACCAATTATTACATTTCTCCACAAATATGGGCTTCTAGAGAAGGAAGAATAAAAGATATCAAACGGGATATCGATGCCATGTATGTCATATTACCTTTTGAGAAAGATTTTTACGAAAAAAAACATAAATACCCTGTCGAATTTGTCGGACATCCACTACTAGATGCCATTGGAGAACGGAAACCAGTAGATAACAATAATTTCAGGAATGAGTTTCAATTAGACGCCGCAAAACCCATTGTAGCACTTTTGCCCGGAAGCCGAAAGCAAGAAGTTCAAAAAATGCTGTCGGTAATGTTATCGGTCGTGAAAGAATTCTCCGAACATCAATTTGTAATCGCCGGCGCACCTAGCCTTGATGAAGATTTCTATCGACCTTATTTGAAGAACCCGCAGGTTAGCTTTGTTATCAACAGAACCTACGATCTTTTGAGTATCTCTCATGCAGCGTTGGTGACCAGCGGCACAGCTACTTTAGAGACCGCCATATTTAAAGTACCGCAAGTGGTTTGCTATAAAGCAAACTGGCTATCATATCAGATTGCCAAGCGTATAATTACTTTAGAATTCATCTCTTTGGTCAATCTTATTATGAAAAAAGAAGTAGTCAAAGAATTGATACAAGACGATTTGAATACCAAAAACCTCAAATCTGAGCTGCTCAAAATTTTAGATGGCCCTAATAGACACGCACAATTAGAGGCCTATTCGAAACTCGAAAAACTATTGGGCGGTAGGGGTGCCAGTGAGAACGCAGCTTCACGTATTGTAGAAAATGCTTAA
- a CDS encoding 5'-nucleotidase /3'-nucleotidase /exopolyphosphatase yields MKKPLILVTNDDGITAPGLRALIGYMKKIGDVVVVAPDSPQSGKGHAITIDNTLFSAKLVIDKEEGTPLEYSCSGTPADCVKLALQELLDRRPDICVSGINHGSNSSINVIYSGTMSAAIEAGIEGIPAIGFSLCDYAWDADFETAGDAITSIVQKALEHGIPKGVVLNVNIPKADKEQLKGIKVCRQARANWKEQFDKRKSPSGRDYYWLSGEFELLDQGEDTDEWALANNYISVVPTQFDLTAHHAIQGLNEWGFTKKS; encoded by the coding sequence ATGAAAAAACCTTTGATCCTGGTTACCAACGATGATGGAATTACCGCTCCGGGGCTTCGAGCACTTATAGGGTACATGAAAAAGATAGGCGATGTCGTGGTTGTAGCGCCTGACAGTCCGCAATCTGGTAAAGGCCATGCAATTACTATTGACAACACCTTATTTTCAGCGAAGTTGGTTATCGATAAAGAAGAAGGCACCCCCCTTGAGTATAGTTGTAGTGGTACACCCGCCGATTGTGTAAAATTGGCCTTGCAAGAACTTCTTGACCGTCGCCCTGACATTTGTGTTAGCGGTATTAATCACGGGTCGAATTCCTCAATCAACGTAATTTACTCTGGTACCATGAGTGCAGCAATAGAAGCAGGTATCGAGGGTATACCTGCCATTGGCTTTTCGCTATGCGACTACGCTTGGGATGCTGATTTTGAAACAGCCGGTGACGCCATTACCTCTATTGTTCAGAAAGCACTAGAACATGGTATACCCAAAGGGGTGGTACTCAACGTGAATATACCTAAAGCGGATAAAGAACAATTAAAAGGAATTAAAGTCTGCCGTCAAGCTCGAGCCAATTGGAAAGAGCAATTCGACAAACGTAAAAGTCCGTCTGGGCGTGATTACTATTGGCTGTCAGGTGAATTCGAGCTCTTGGACCAAGGTGAGGACACCGACGAATGGGCATTGGCAAATAATTATATTTCTGTGGTCCCCACCCAATTTGACCTTACCGCCCATCATGCCATTCAAGGTCTCAACGAATGGGGGTTTACAAAGAAATCTTAG
- a CDS encoding carboxyl-terminal processing protease, translated as MKRNLAYVLGVMLISVASCGFTNKSFENDDKDKLLLDLITYVLQKGHYEPKDINDDFSVNVFNDFIDVIDPTKRYFLDEDIKEFEQYKFQLDDQIKSTDISFFNLVYERLIKRMGEAKVIYKEVLETPFDYSANENINIDYEKMSFAADRENLKERWRLQLKYATLGTYDSKMRQIQKAGEFNDEDSGKAEDKPMTADEAEVSSRASTKKTLDEFFDFVDDLERKDWFVQYINTIVDEFDPHTFYFAPKDKERFDMSMSGKFEGIGARLQKKPEGAKIDDIISGGPVWRDGQLEVGDLILKVGQEGEEPINIVGMRLDDAIELIKGPKGTKVNLTVRKIDGSMETVALTRDVVELEESFAKSANIIKDDKKYGLIDLPKFYVDFDDYTERNAATDVAKEVDRLKQEGVEGLILDLRDNGGGSLKTVVEMAGLFIKDGPIVQVRSSGKGKDVYDDKDERIQWDGPLVILVNELSASASEILAAAMQDYKRAIVIGSKQTFGKGTVQNVIPLDNIVRSNEHGELGAIKLTTQKFYRINGGSTQLEGVKSDVVVPDKYSYIDLGERDQSNPLGWDKISPADYKPWDGYIDYEQTVSNSSKRMANNAQIKLIEENAKWLKSEQDETEISLNYEAYRKEEEKHKLKSDYFKTIAEYDSKLSFESLKYEEELFTKDSVLREKRDRWHKNLAKDVYVEEAVNVLQDLKTNNIKHGKLAVKG; from the coding sequence ATGAAACGAAATTTAGCCTATGTACTCGGGGTGATGCTTATTTCTGTTGCTTCATGTGGCTTTACGAATAAGTCTTTCGAAAATGATGATAAAGATAAATTACTTCTAGATCTTATTACTTACGTTTTACAAAAAGGACATTATGAGCCAAAAGATATCAACGATGATTTTTCGGTCAATGTCTTTAATGACTTTATCGATGTTATCGATCCCACAAAACGTTATTTTCTTGATGAGGATATTAAAGAGTTCGAGCAGTATAAATTTCAACTTGACGATCAAATAAAAAGTACCGATATCTCGTTTTTTAATTTGGTTTATGAGCGTTTGATCAAACGTATGGGAGAGGCCAAGGTAATTTACAAAGAGGTTTTGGAAACTCCTTTCGATTATAGTGCTAACGAGAATATCAATATTGATTACGAGAAAATGTCTTTCGCAGCAGATAGGGAAAACCTGAAAGAGCGGTGGAGGTTGCAACTTAAGTATGCCACTTTAGGAACTTATGACTCGAAAATGCGCCAAATTCAAAAGGCCGGAGAGTTTAATGATGAAGATAGCGGCAAAGCAGAAGATAAACCAATGACTGCCGATGAAGCAGAGGTCTCATCTAGAGCATCAACAAAAAAAACCTTGGATGAGTTCTTCGATTTCGTTGACGATCTGGAGCGTAAAGATTGGTTCGTTCAATACATTAATACTATAGTCGATGAGTTTGACCCCCATACTTTTTATTTTGCTCCTAAAGACAAAGAGAGGTTCGATATGAGCATGTCGGGCAAATTTGAGGGTATCGGAGCTCGCTTGCAGAAAAAACCTGAGGGAGCTAAGATAGATGATATAATTTCTGGCGGTCCGGTATGGCGAGATGGTCAATTAGAAGTTGGAGACCTTATTTTAAAAGTTGGCCAAGAAGGGGAAGAGCCCATTAATATAGTGGGTATGCGTTTAGACGATGCCATTGAGTTGATTAAAGGTCCAAAAGGCACCAAAGTGAATCTTACCGTTCGAAAAATCGACGGTTCGATGGAAACTGTAGCCCTAACTCGTGATGTAGTCGAACTAGAAGAATCTTTTGCTAAATCAGCTAATATTATCAAAGATGATAAAAAATATGGGTTGATCGATTTACCAAAGTTTTATGTCGATTTTGATGATTATACAGAACGTAATGCGGCGACCGATGTAGCTAAAGAAGTTGACCGTTTGAAACAGGAAGGTGTCGAGGGCTTAATTCTTGATTTACGTGATAATGGGGGCGGATCGTTGAAAACCGTAGTAGAAATGGCCGGTCTCTTTATTAAAGATGGGCCTATCGTTCAAGTACGTTCTTCGGGCAAAGGCAAAGATGTGTATGATGATAAGGATGAGCGTATTCAATGGGATGGCCCGTTGGTGATTTTGGTCAATGAACTTTCAGCATCGGCATCTGAAATTTTGGCTGCTGCAATGCAAGATTATAAAAGGGCCATTGTTATTGGTAGTAAGCAGACATTCGGTAAGGGTACCGTTCAGAATGTAATTCCTTTGGATAATATTGTGCGCAGTAATGAGCATGGTGAACTTGGCGCTATAAAATTGACTACCCAGAAATTCTATAGAATAAACGGGGGTTCAACTCAACTGGAGGGGGTTAAAAGTGATGTGGTCGTTCCAGATAAATATAGCTATATCGATTTGGGTGAACGAGATCAATCGAATCCGTTAGGATGGGATAAAATCTCGCCTGCAGATTACAAACCTTGGGATGGTTATATCGATTATGAGCAGACGGTTTCGAACAGCTCTAAGAGAATGGCGAATAATGCCCAGATAAAATTGATTGAAGAAAATGCCAAGTGGTTGAAGTCAGAGCAAGACGAAACCGAAATTTCGTTGAATTATGAGGCTTACCGTAAGGAAGAAGAAAAACATAAGCTAAAGTCTGACTATTTCAAGACTATTGCTGAATACGATTCGAAATTATCGTTTGAATCTTTGAAGTATGAAGAAGAATTATTCACGAAAGATTCTGTGTTAAGAGAGAAGCGTGACAGATGGCATAAAAATTTGGCTAAAGATGTTTATGTTGAAGAAGCGGTGAATGTGCTTCAAGATCTAAAAACAAATAATATCAAACATGGCAAACTTGCCGTAAAGGGATAA
- a CDS encoding peptide-methionine (S)-S-oxide reductase, producing MDKIAMGGGCHWCTEAVFQELNGVQKVEQGFVASNGKISSFSEAVIVHFDSDVISLSDLIEIHLHTHRSTSNHSMRDKYRSAIYTFNFEQHRKAEKVVKRLQSKFHLPLVTKVLPFARFKPSADQFKNYYSKNPEKPFCKRYIDPKLELLQERFSKKLVGKKSISSEN from the coding sequence ATGGATAAGATAGCTATGGGCGGCGGATGCCATTGGTGTACCGAAGCTGTATTTCAAGAACTCAACGGAGTACAAAAAGTTGAGCAGGGTTTTGTAGCATCTAATGGAAAAATATCATCATTTTCGGAAGCAGTGATTGTTCATTTTGATAGTGACGTAATTTCCTTATCCGACTTAATAGAAATTCATTTGCACACCCACCGTAGTACTTCGAACCATAGTATGCGCGATAAGTACCGCTCGGCAATTTATACCTTCAATTTTGAACAACACCGAAAGGCAGAAAAGGTGGTCAAGCGTTTGCAATCTAAATTTCATTTACCGCTAGTCACTAAAGTTTTACCTTTTGCACGATTTAAGCCTAGCGCTGACCAGTTTAAGAATTACTATTCGAAAAATCCGGAGAAACCATTTTGCAAAAGGTACATAGACCCCAAACTAGAACTATTGCAAGAACGTTTTTCCAAGAAATTGGTAGGTAAAAAATCCATAAGTTCAGAAAATTAA